Proteins found in one Scomber scombrus chromosome 15, fScoSco1.1, whole genome shotgun sequence genomic segment:
- the LOC133994879 gene encoding TNF receptor-associated factor 2-like: protein MATQEPSPPSSMESNKPGFPKKILGNKLEDKHLCNCCHNILRRPFQAQCGHRFCSYCFNRTVSNGPQKCNACIKEDIFEDPTSILKQGCAFPDNAVRREVENLSAVCINESCSWKGSIKEYELNHEGKCEFMIIPCPSCKERIRFNEQERHNERECPERTLNCKYCKEPFHFKNIKAHDEICPKYPMICEGCAKKKIPREKYVDHIKFCSKFRTPCRFHVVGCDMSVEKEKIHDHERAFAYEHLNLLLHYIMGMKVSMEGLQPQGLELAGHKLVELQQSLRELEARVSQLSTTSSGPPVQGAAASSSSSSGPPGPTTSAPLPPPPTLAPTLSVSTSFTPLPSSVGAALELQLHSEKTKVVELGRRCTELEVKAGTFENVVCVLNREVERFATTMEASNRQHKLDQDKIEALSNKVRQLERTVGLKDLTVAEMEGRLREMSATTFDGVFVWRISDFAKKRQDAIAGRAPAMFSPAFYTSKYGYKMCLRIYLNGDGTGRGSHLSLFFVVMRGLSDALLKWPFNQKVTLMLLDQSNREHIIDAFRPDVTSSSFQRPVSEMNIASGCPLFCPLSKLDAKNSYIRDDTIFIKAIVDLTGL, encoded by the exons ATGGCCACACAGGAACCGTCCCCTCCCTCGTCCATGGAGAGCAATAAACCCGGCTTCCCCAAGAAGATCCTGGGCAATAAGCTGGAGGACAAACACCTGTGCAACTGCTGCCACAATATACTGAGACGACCGTTTCAAGCCCAGTGTGGACATCGCTTCTGTTCCTACTGCTTCAACAGGACCGTGAG TAATGGACCTCAGAAATGCAACGCTTGCATTAAAGAGGATATTTTTGAGGACCCCACGTCGATTTTGAAACAAGgatgt gcttttccTGACAATGCAGTTCGAAGGGAAGTTGAAAACCTCTCAGCTGTTTGTATCAATGAAAGTTGCAGTTGGAAAGGCAGCATTAAAGAGTATGAG CTGAACCACGAGGGGAAGTGCGAGTTCATGATCATCCCCTGCCCCTCCTGTAAAGAACGAATTCGCTTCAATGAACAGGAGCGCCATAATGAGCGCGAGTGCCCTGAGCGTACACTCAACTGCAAGTACTGCAAGGAGCCATTTCACTTCAAAAATATCAAG gCACATGATGAGATCTGTCCCAAGTACCCGATGATCTGTGAAGGCTGTGCCAAGAAGAAAATACCCAGAGAAAAG tATGTGGACCATATTAAATTCTGCAGCAAATTCAGAACTCCTTGTCGGTTTCATGTCGTGGGATGTGATATGTCT GTGGAGAAGGAAAAGATTCATGACCACGAGCGCGCCTTTGCCTACGAGCACCTCAACCTGCTGCTGCACTACATCATGGGCATGAAAGTGAGCATGGAGGGCCTGCAGCCCCAGGGACTGGAACTAGCTGGACACAAACTGGTGGAGCTCCAGCAGTCCCTCCGGGAGCTCGAGGCCAGAGTCTCCCAGCTCAGCACCACCTCCTCTGGGCCTCCCGTGCAGGGAGCGGCCGCCTCCTCATCCTCCAGCTCCGGTCCCCCTGGTCCTACCACATCAGCTCCTCTCCCACCACCTCCCACTCTGGCTCCCACTCTCTCCGTGTCTACCTCCTTCACACCTCTGCCCAGCTCGGTGGGTGCGGCGTTGGAGCTCCAGCTCCACAGCGAGAAGACGAAGGTGGTCGAGCTGGGCCGCAGGTGCACAGAACTTGAAGTCAAAGCCGGCACGTTTGAAAATGTGGTGTGTGTCCTGaacagagaggtggagaggtTTGCCACCACCATGGAGGCCAGCAACCGTCAGCACAAACTGGACCAGGATAAGATCGAGGCTCTGAGTAATAAG GTGCGACAGCTGGAGAGGACGGTGGGGCTGAAGGACCTGACAGTTGCTGAGATGGAGGGCCGGCTGAGAGAAATGTCTGCAACAACCTTCGACGGCGTCTTTGTCTGGAGGATATCTGACTTTGCCAAAAAGAGACAGGATGCCATCGCAGGTCGAGCCCCTGCCATGTTCTCACCAG CTTTCTACACGAGTAAGTACGGCTACAAGATGTGTCTGCGGATCTATCTGAATGGAGATGGGACGGGGCGTGGCAGCCACTTGTCCTTGTTCTTTGTGGTGATGAGGGGACTGAGTGACGCTCTGCTCAAATGGCCCTTCAACCAGAAG GTGACTCTGATGCTGCTGGACCAGAGCAACAGGGAGCACATCATCGACGCCTTTCGGCCCGAtgtcacttcctcctccttccagaGACCCGTGAGCGAGATGAACATCGCCAGCGGCTGTCCGCTCTTCTGCCCGCTTTCCAAGCTCGACGCCAAGAACTCTTACATCCGCGACGACACCATCTTCATCAAGGCGATCGTGGACCTCACCGGCCTCTAG